A single window of Colletotrichum higginsianum IMI 349063 chromosome 8, whole genome shotgun sequence DNA harbors:
- a CDS encoding Hexose transporter, with amino-acid sequence MGSRLYFGLTGNALSVLQIALVVCPAFILFGYNQAGLGGLLTTEDWVKTFPEIDTVHTTGATKNANSTLQGFVVATFTIGALFGSLSCSWSGNAFGRRNVIFFAGVCTLIGEILECASFHLAQLIVGRLIVGFGIGQLSSIVPVWQSETSGAKNRGRQVVLTGLFTCVGYVLESWINLGFWELKTGPVTWRPPIAIAIVFSLVMMGSIYLLPESPRWLVMKGRSEQARGIIAAFRGLPEDSMEVMAEVAGIEHSLEETTQNAAKLSDMLKMGDDKLLYRFGLCIMLQFYQQMSGSNLVSVYAPILFQQNLGMEPEASKALAGGALTWKFLSSFLAFFAIDRFGRRAVFIFSGFGMCACMTCLAITTSFPKDNQAAQIAAGCFIYLFNTFVPIGFLGANFLYCTEIAPIRLRMAMSSISTANHWLWNFIVVMVTPVALNTIGWQYYIVYAVISACIPVSVYFLFPETMGRNLEEIEMLFKESPSVFATVKFAKNRPIAMPQEFESDKPNQKADYVEKATDDSA; translated from the exons ATGGGTTCGAGGCTCTACTTCGGCCTCACGGGCAACGCCTTGAGCGTTCTTCAgatcgccctcgtcgtctgcccggccttcatcctcttcggATACAAccaggccggcctcggcggcctgctcACCACTGAGGATTGGGTCAAGACCTTCCCGGAGATCGACACCGTCCACACCACCGGCGCTACCAAGAACGCCAACTCGACGCTGcagggcttcgtcgtcgccacaTTCACCATCGGTGCCCTCTTCGGCTCCCTCTCCTGCTCCTGGTCCGGTAACGCCTTCGGCCGCCGTAATGTCATCTTCTTTGCCGGTGTCTGCACCCTCATCGGCGAGATCCTAGAGTGTGCCTCCTTCCACCTGGCACAGCTCATCGTTGGCCGTCTCATTGTCGGTTTCGGCATTGGCCAGCTCAGCTCCATCGTGCCCGTCTGGCAGAGTGAGACGTCCGGTGCCAAGAACCGCGGTCGCCAGGTTGTCCTCACTGGCCTCTTCACCTGTGTCGGTTACGTCTTGGAGAGCTGGATCAACCTGGGCTTCTGGGAGCTCAAGACCGGCCCCGTCACATGGCGCCCtcccatcgccatcgccatcgtcttctccCTCGTCATGATGGGCAGCATCTACCTCCTTCCCGAGTCGCCCCGCTGGCTCGTCATGAAGGGTCGTTCGGAGCAGGCCCGCGGCATCATTGCCGCCTTCAGGGGACTGCCCGAGGATTCCATGGAGGTCatggccgaggtcgccggcatcgagcACTCGCTCGAGGAGACCACTCAGAACGCTGCCAAGCTCAGTGACATGCTCAAGATGGGCGACGACAAGCTTCTCTACCGCTTCGGCCTCTGCATCATGCTCCAGTTCTACCAGCAGATGTCCGGGAGCAACCTCGTCTCCGTCTACGCCCCCATCCTGTTCCAGCAGAACCTTGGCATGGAGCCCGAGGCGTCCAAGGCCCTGGCTGGTGGCGCCCTCACCTGGAAGTTCCTCTCGTCCTTcctggccttcttcgccatcgaTCGGTTCGGTCGCCGcgccgtcttcatcttcagCGGCTTCGGCATGTGTGCCTGCATGACCTGCCTGGCCATCACGACCTCGTTCCCCAAGGACAACCAGGCTGCCcagatcgccgccggctgcttCATCTACCTTTTCAACACCTTCGTCCCCATCGGCTTCTTGGGCGCCAACTTCCTCTACTGCACTGAGATCGCCCCCATCCGTCTCCGCATGGCCATGTCTTCCATCTCCACCGCCAACCACTGGCTCTG GAACTTTATCGTCGTCATGGTTACCCCTGTTGCCCTCAACACCATCGGCTGGCAATACTACATCGTGTacgccgtcatctcggcctGCATCCCCGTCAGCGTCTacttcctcttccccgaGACCATGGGTCGCAACCTGGAGGAGATTGAGATGCTCTTCAAAGAGTCTCCTTCGGTCTTCGCCACGGTCAAGTTCGCCAAGAATAGGCCAATTGCCATGCCCCAGGAGTTCGAGAGCGACAAGCCGAACCAGAAGGCCGACTACGTGGAGAAGGCCACTGACGACTCTGCCTGA
- a CDS encoding Proteasome subunit beta type: MEFTTTGMLNEDGIHVDMERLKKGEVNMAVTFKDGVILGADSRTTTGAYIANRVTDKLTQVHDTIWCCRSGSAADTQAVADIVQYQLGLYAMRNGKPPMTQTAAAIFQEVCYANKDRLTAGLIIAGWDERHGGQVYSIPLGGSLHKQSYAIGGSGSTYIYGYCDEHWKEGMEEKEAVEFVKGSLKEAIKWDGSSGGVIRMVVLTAKGAQRHLYLPDEDYTVKH, encoded by the exons ATGGAGTTCACTACCACCGGCATGTTGAACGAAG ACGGCATCCACGTCGACATGGAGAGATTAAAGAAGGGCGAGGTCAA TATGGCGGTCACTTTCAAGGATGGTGTCATTCTTG GTGCCGATTCCCGGACAACGACGGGCGCCTACATTGCCAACCGCGTCACCGACAAGCTCACACAAGTTCACGACACCATCTGGTGCTGCCGGTCAGGCTCCGCCGCCGATAcccaggccgtcgccgacatcgtccAGTACCAGCTGGGTTTGTACGCCATGCGCAACGGCAAGCCTCCTATGACGcaaaccgccgccgccatcttccaAGAGGTCTGCTACGCCAACAAGGACCGTCTGAC CGCcggcctcatcatcgccggctgGGACGAGCGCCACGGCGGCCAGGTCTACTCGATCCCCCTCGGCGGCTCCCTACACAAGCAGTCCTacgccatcggcggctcGGGCTCGACCTACATCTACGGATACTGTGACGAGCACTGGAAGGAGGGcatggaggagaaggaggctgTCGAGTTCGTCAAGGGATCGCTCAAGGAGGCTATCAAGTGGGACGGCAGCTCTGGCGGCGTCATCCGCATGGTCGTCCTTACCGCCAAAGGCGCCCAGAGGCATTTGTACCTCCCCGACGAGGACTACACGGTGAAGCACTGA
- a CDS encoding Na+/H+/K+ antiporter P-type ATPase: MDESEKQQSQTAGERIRWDADEEAGRKAHRSSAGPALHHARSNTSMSIHSIRSRRNSIDAAAELPIQYRTVSIEIEEYKTKSEAIKKAKNVATELSELEWHILSVDEILRRQSSSLADGLSPDQVQRRVAHYGRNAPSPAPTNHTKRILGYFFKGFGTVLLLASVLVFIAWKPLGSPPAVANLALAIVLLAVFFIQAAFNMWQDWSSSRVMNSIKTMLPENCMVIRDGHQAELLADQIVPGDILIVKSGNKLPADVRFLKVSSDAKFDRSILTGESVPLPASVDSTDNNYLETRCIGLQGTHCVSGTCTGLVVATGDNTIFGRIAKLTNEPKKGLTTLEREVLHFVLIICSIMFLMIVIVLIVWGTWLRKQYPNWINVPNLIISCVSVAVAFIPEGLPVALTASMTISANMMRKNKILCKSLKTVETLGSVSVICSDKTGTLTQNKMIVTECAIGTMTMTAEGARDALTLNKHNAPHNNSMEQLRAIAGLCNAGQFDAATMRLPLHERVIHGDATDQAILRFSESLGQVAELRRCWQTKYELAFNSKNKYMIRVLGLSHPDGLSFALPSDTASVFQPGDVLLTIKGAPDVLMPRLSNYINPSGYTTALDPSTRASIEHIKDEWSSQGRRVLLLARKAISRSALKGSPSDSSYEMEINNQAKSGLTLVGLVGIVDPPRPEIPEVMNTLRGAGIRIFMVTGDFALTAQAIAAECNIISVPRSQIDDITALQRVSHVDPSIKPVMDDLESSPRQALVLSGPELMTLNEEQWDQLAQYQEIVFARTTPEQKLRIVRELQARHEIVGMTGDGVNDAPSLRAADVGIALGSGSDIAIEAADMVLLDSFSSVVEALRYGRMMFDNLKKTVAYLLPAGSFSEFWPVMTNVMFGIPQILSSFLMIIICLFTDAAAAIAMAYEAPEADVLLRKPRVPGKDRLVDWQLVVQSYGLVGVLETLSSFAMSYWYLERNGIKFSDIWFSFGNLPSTIDPDYYQQKLNIASSIYFVNLVVMQWFNLMAIRTRRLSLFQHPPVGNRRTQNLYLFPAIAFALLMAIFWLYVPEFQKTLGTAPVPVEYWFLPMTFGLGILLIDEARKFAVRRWPNGILAKSAW, from the exons ATGGATGAGTCCGAGAAGCAGCAGAGCCAGACGGCCGGCGAACGCATCCGCtgggacgccgacgaggaggccggtAGGAAGGCTCATCGCTCCAGTGCCGGGCCTGCGCTACATCACGCCCGGTCCAACACTTCCATGTCGATTCACTCGATTCGATCGAGACGCAACTCCATCGATGCCGCAGCCGAGCTGCCCATCCAGTACCGCACAGT ATCCATCGAGATAGAAGAATACAAGACAAAATCCGAAgccatcaagaaggccaaAAATGTCGCAACAG AGCTCTCGGAACTCGAATGGCACATCCTCTCTGTCGACGAGATCCTCAGACGCCAGTCGtcctccctcgccgacggcctctcCCCGGACCAAGTCCAGCGCCGCGTAGCACACTACGGCCGGAACGCGCCCTCTCCCGCGCCAACAAACCACACGAAGCGCATCCTCGGATACTTCTTCAAGGGCTTCGGTACCGTCCTGCTGCTAGCATCGGTCCTCGTCTTTATCGCGTGGAAGCCACTGGGCAGCCCGCCCGCCGTGGCGAATCTGGCACTGGCCATcgtcctgctggccgtcttcttcatccagGCCGCCTTCAACATGTGGCAGGACTGGTCCTCATCGCGCGTCATGAACTCAATTAAGACGATGCTCCCCGAGAACTGCATGGTCATCCGTGACGGCCACCAGGCCGAGCTTCTGGCTGATCAGATCGTCCCCGGCGATATCCTAATCGTCAAGTCGGGAAACAAGTTGCCTGCCGACGTACGCTTCCTCAAGGTCTCTTCCGACGCCAAGTTTGACAGGTCCATTTTGACGG GCGAATCGGTCCCTCTGCCTGCTTCGGTTGACTCGACCGACAACAACTACCTCGAGACACGATGCATCGGTCTTCAGGGCACTCACTGCGTATCGGGCACTTGCACGGGGCTGGTGGTGGCCACGGGCGACAACACCATCTTCGGCCGCATCGCCAAGCTGACCAACGAGCCCAAAAAGGGGCTGACGACCCTGGAGCGCGAAGTGTTGCACTTCGTGCTCATTATCTGCTCCATCATGTTCCTGATGATTGTCATCGTTCTGATAGTCTG GGGCACATGGTTGAGGAAGCAGTACCCCAACTGGATCAACGTGCCAAACTTGATCATCTCCTGTGTCTCTGTTGCTGTGGCCTTCATCCCCGAGGGTCTGCCAGTTGCTTTGACTGCTAGCATGACGATCAGCGCCAACATGATGCGGAAGAACAAGATCCTGTGCAAGTCGCTCAAGACGGTCGAGACTCTCGGGTCCGTCTCCGTCATTTGCTCCGACAAGACTGGCACGTTGACTCAG AACAAGATGATTGTCACCGAGTGCGCCATCGgcacgatgacgatgacggccgaGGGTGCCCGGGACGCGCTCACGCTCAACAAGCACAACGCCCCGCACAACAACTCAATGGAGCAGCTGCGTGCCATTGCCGGTCTCTGCAACGCCGGGCagttcgacgccgccacgaTGCGTCTGCCGCTCCACGAGCGCGTCATCCACGGCGACGCCACGGACCAGGCCATTCTGCGCTTCTCCGAGAGTCTGGGCCAGGTCGCCGAGCTGCGTCGCTGCTGGCAGACCAAGTACGAACTCGCCTTCAACAGCAAGAACAAGTACATGATCCGCGTGCTGGGCCTGTCCCACCCCGACGGCCTTTCGTTTGCCCTGCCTTCTGATACCGCTTCGGTCTTCCAGCCGGGTGATGT TCTTTTGACCATCAAGGGAGCCCCCGATGTTCTTATGCCCAGGCTCAGCAACTACATCAACCCCTCCGGATACACCACTGCTTTGGACCCTTCCACGCGTGCTTCCATCGAGCACATCAAGGATGAGTGGTCGTCCCAGGGACGCCgcgtgctgctgctcgctCGCAAGGCCATCTCGAGATCGGCCCTGAAGGGAAGCCCGTCCGACAGCTCGTACGAGATGGAGATCAACAACCAAGCCAAGTCCGGGCTCACTCTCGTTGGTCTGGTGGGCATCGTTGACCCGCCCCGTCCCGAGATCCCCGAGGTCATGAACACCCTTCGTGGCGCCGGCATCCGCATCTTCATG GTCACTGGCGATTTCGCCCTTACGGCCCAGGCCATCGCGGCCGAGTGCAACATCATCAGCGTCCCCCGCTCCCAGATCGACGACATAACGGCGCTCCAGCGCGTGAGCCACGTCGACCCGTCGATAAAACCCGTCATGGACGATCTCGAGTCCTCGCCGCGCCAGGCCCTGGTGCTCTCCGGCCCCGAGCTGATGACGCTCAACGAGGAGCAATGGGACCAGCTGGCGCAGTATCAGGAGATCGTCTTCGCGCGCACGACGCCCGAGCAGAAGCTCCGCATCGTGCGCGAGCTGCAGGCCCGCCACGAGATCGTGGGCAtgacgggcgacggcgtcaacgACGCGCCCTCcctgcgcgccgccgacgtcggcatcgccctgGGCTCGGGCAGCGacatcgccatcgaggccgccgacatgGTGCTCCTGGACTCCTTCTCgagcgtcgtcgaggccctgcgcTACGGGCGCATGATGTTCGACAACCTCAAGAAGACCGTCGCCTACCTGCTCCCGGCCGGCAGCTTCTCCGAGTTCTGGCCCGTCATGACCAACGTCATGTTCGGCATCCCCCAGATCCTGAGCAGCTTCCTCATGATCATCATCTGCCTCttcaccgacgccgccgccgccatcgccatggcCTACGAggcgcccgaggccgacgtgCTCCTCCGCAAGCCCCGCGTCCCCGGCAAggaccgcctcgtcgactggcagctcgtcgtccagtcctacggcctcgtcggcgtgctcGAGACGCTTTCGTCCTTCGCCATGTCGTACTGGTACCTCGAGCGCAACGGCATCAAGTTCTCCGACATCTGGTTCTCGTTCGGCAACCTCCCCTCGACCATCGACCCGGACTACTACCAGCAGAAGCTCAACATCGCGAGCTCCATCTACTTtgtcaacctcgtcgtcatgcAGTGGTTCAACCTCATGGCCATCCGCACCCGCCGCCTGTCGCTCTTCCAGCACCCGCCCGTCGGCAACAGGCGCACCCAGAACCTGTACCTGTTCCCGGCcatcgccttcgccctcctcaTGGCCATCTTCTGGCTTTACGTCCCCGAGTTCCAGAAGACGCTCGGCAccgcgccggtgccggtcgAGTACTGGTTCCTGCCCATGACCTTTGGTCTCGGCATCCTTCTCATTGACGAGGCGAGAAAGTTTGCAGTGCGCAGGTGGCCGAACGGCATTTTGGCCAAGTCAGCCTGGTAG
- a CDS encoding Glyoxalase/bleomycin resistance protein/dioxygenase produces MSIDHIGLFVPASIYKETVDWYLAALAPIGFKKFIEPNEYACGLGVQRSDFWIACHSADKANMPVHIGFKAENRKAVDDFHKAALAAGAKDNGAPGLRPQYHPNYYGAFVIDPSGNNVEVVCHTPEVTE; encoded by the exons ATGTCCATCGACCACATTGGCCTCTTCGTCCCCGCCTCCATCTACAAGGAGACGGTCGACTGgtacctcgccgccctcgcccccATCGGGTTCAAAAAGTTCATCGAGCCCAATGAGTACGCctgcggcctcggcgtccaACGCAGCGACTTCTGGATCGCCTGCCACAGCGCGGACAAGGCCAACATGCCCGTTCACATCGGTTTCAAGGCCGAGA ACCGCAAGGCAGTCGACGACTTTCATAAGGCCGCCCTCGCTGCCGGGGCCAAGGACAACGGCGCGCCCGGGCTCCGGCCGCAGTATCACCCCAACTACTACGGCGCCTTTGTCATCGACCCCTCGGGAAACAACGTCGAAGTCGTCTGCCACACGCCCGAGGTCACAGAGTAA
- a CDS encoding Cyclin produces MAAVIGDYVSDPSRFHTMIASSGIPHQHSHDSHYRSASRSRDAPAHHSSTSPRYQPSANTPPTRQKRSDWDSVERQAPPSGGASRFPSPPSSSSPNRARPQHADSPAYMATDSRDAGHAGSMLATEKAVPVPSHQQQQQPSPASEGNGVTGAPISYPLSDTESPRQQPQGQTIHVRDLAHIQSLAKADLISGNGPGILNDPPLQAMKYEISAMPIGDIIEMVAALLTKITTTNDLQHDAMQRNVAHQQQASQNNESGNGSQMSPLSTSVLAFHGKNIPAITILSYLSRIHKYCPTTYEVFLSLLVYFDRMTERVNEMVVKHEEARRVSTSQPTPKSQLVDVDMRDDDESDSDLADDDEMDDKGAKPSESTGSIVPQPTLPGAQATYFVVDSFNIHRLIIAGVTCASKFFSDVFYTNSRYAKVGGLPLAELNHLELQFLLLNDFRLAVPVEDLEAYGTMLVEFYAREVVAQRSRPAVAGDS; encoded by the exons ATGGCAGCTGTGATCGGTGACTACGTCTCTGATCCCTCTCGTTTCCACACCATGATTGCCTCATCTGGCATTCCCCATCAACACTCGCACGATTCACATTATCGATCCGCCAGTCGGTCAAGAGACGCGCCCGCACATCACTCTTCCACAAGCCCAAGATATCAGCCTTCAGCCAACACTCCACCCACGCGTCAGAAGCGATCCGACTGGGACTCGGTCGAAAGGCAAGCGCCGCCTAGTGGAGGAGCTTCCCGCTTCCCCTCGCCcccttcatcctcatcgcccAACCGAGCGAGGCCCCAGCATGCTGATAGCCCCGCATACATGGCAACCGACTCTCGTGACGCCGGCCATGCTGGTTCTATGCTGGCCACGGAGAAGGCTGTCCCGGTGCCGAgtcaccagcagcagcagcagccttcGCCTGCGTCTGAAGGCAACGGCGTGACCGGCGCCCCGATCTCATACCCTCTCTCCGACACCGAATCCCCTCGCCAGCAGCCCCAGGGACAGACGATCCACGTGCGCGATCTGGCCCACATCCAGAGTCTTGCGAAGGCCGATCTTATATCAGGTAACGGACCTGGGATACTCAACGACCCGCCTCTGCAGGCCATGAAGTACGAGATCAGTGCCATGCCCATCGGTGACATCATCGAGATGGTTGCTGCCCTCCTCACCAAAATCACGACTACAAACGACTTGCAGCATGATGCCATGCAGCGCAACGTCGCCCATCAGCAGCAGGCGAGTCAGAACAACGAGTCGGGGAACGGATCGCAGATGAGTCCTCTGAGCACTTCAGTGCTGGCATTTCACGGCAAGAATATCCCCGCCATCACCATTCTGAGCTATCTGTCCCGAATTCACAAGTACTGCCCGACCACGTACGAGGTCTTTCTGAGTTTGCTGGTTTACTTTGATCGCATGACAGAGCGAGTCAACGAAATGGTGGTCAAGCACGAGGAAGCACGGAGAGTTTCTACATCGCAACCAACACCTAAATCGCAGTTGGTCGACGTGGACATGCGGGATGACGATGAGAGCGATTCGGACCTTGCAGATGATGATGAAATGGACGACAAGGGTGCGAAGCCGAGTGAGAGTACAGGAAGCATTGTGCCCCAGCCCACACTTCCGGGCGCGCAGGCAACCTACTTTGTGGTCGACAGCTTCAACATTCATCGACTGATTATTGCGGGGGTGACGTGCGCGAGCAAGTTTTTCTCCGATGTCTTCTACACCAACTCTAGATACGCTAAG GTCGGCGGGCTTCCACTCGCGGAACTTAATCATCTCGAACTGCAGTTTCTCCTGTTAAATGACTTCCGGCTCGCAGTCCCCGTTGAGGACCTCGAAGCATACGGCACTATGCTGGTGGAGTTTTACGCACGGGAAGTTGTGGCGCAGCGATCGCGTCCTGCTGTCGCCGGGGATTCCTGA
- a CDS encoding Homocysteine S-methyltransferase, producing MGAAEQQQQPPRVLILDGGLGTSLEDKYNIKFESATTPLWSTHLLVDGQDTLLACQKDFGDVPVDIILTATYQLSIHGFASTRTAKYPQGIDRATIGNFIQDAIRIAHEAGRTQASKTALSVGPYGACMIPGQEYSGAYDAEHDSLDKLREWHLERLQLFKDAGAFASPVSYVAVETIPRADEIKAVRQALDESGVLATQASIPFWIASLFPREDECLPDGSSIKEAVTAMLSPDVATSRPWGIGINCTKVWKLESLVKGYESAVQGLIDDGAIAEAPALILYPDGTNGEVYNTTTQKWELPEGSSHPATSWETQLSQVVANAQSRGLWKQIVVGGCCKASHSDISRLRTAVKGLSR from the coding sequence atgggcgccgccgagcagcagcagcaaccgcCCAGAgtcctcatcctcgatgGAGGCCTCGGCACCTCACTCGAGGACAAGTACAACATCAAGTTCGAGTCCGCCACCACGCCTTTATGGTCTACTcatcttctcgtcgacggccaggaTACCCTGCTGGCTTGTCAAAAGGACTTTGGTGATGTGCCCGTCGACATTATTCTAACTGCCACATACCAGCTCTCCATCCACGGCTTCGCCAGCACCCGCACTGCCAAGTATCCTCAAGGTATCGACCGAGCCACTATTGGCAACTTTATCCAGGACGCCATCCGCATTGCCCACGAAGCTGGCCGCACCCAAGCCAGCAAGACGGCCCTCAGCGTCGGTCCCTATGGTGCCTGCATGATCCCCGGACAGGAGTACAGCGGTGCCTATGACGCCGAGCACGACTCGCTCGACAAGCTGCGCGAATGGCATCTTGAGCGTCTGCAGCTGTTTAAGGACGCTGGCGCCTTCGCGTCACCCGTCAGTTatgtcgccgtcgagacTATCCCTCGCGCCGACGAGATCAAGGCTGTGAGacaggccctcgacgagagCGGTGTTCTTGCCACTCAAGCATCCATTCCCTTTTGGATCGcttccctcttccctcgCGAGGACGAGTGCCTGCCAGACGGATCTTCCATCAAAGAGGCTGTGACCGCCATGCTCAGCCCCGATGTCGCAACAAGCCGCCCCTGGGGTATCGGAATCAACTGCACCAAGGTTTGGAAGCTCGAGTCTCTGGTCAAGGGCTACGAGTCGGCCGTCCAGGGTCTTattgacgacggcgccatcgccgaggccccGGCCCTGATCCTCTACCCGGACGGCACCAACGGGGAGGTCTATAACACGACGACTCAGAAATGGGAGCTCCCCGAAGGATCGAGCCACCCTGCCACATCGTGGGAAACGCAACTCTCCCAGGTGGTTGCTAATGCCCAGTCCCGGGGATTATGGAAACAGATTGTGGTGGGAGGGTGCTGCAAAGCAAGCCATTCTGATATTTCCCGGCTCCGGACCGCAGTGAAAGGCCTATCTCGctga
- a CDS encoding Thioesterase superfamily protein: MDHNTGTAASAGQMPQTPTELEALPWCRALLKSPGITTFTPQSRDPKNLNPHDRLFGKTLNHSEGIPACISFHPESPGQSVITELSTLFALSQGIDGYPGIAHGGMTAVLIDEVLGVLIQRNMDTDRDHPVFKMNTVTSSMDIKYLKPIVTPGVVLGVGQIKEIRGKKLLLRAVLKDANGVDLATCDSVWIGIPRVKM, translated from the coding sequence ATGGATCACAACACAGGTACCGCGGCAAGCGCAGGCCAAATGCCACAGACGCCGACCGAACTCGAGGCGCTTCCATGGTGCCGCGCGCTCCTAAAGAGCCCCGGGATTACAACCTTCACCCCGCAATCCCGCGACCCAAAGAACTTGAACCCGCACGACAGGCTCTTCGGCAAGACACTCAACCACTCGGAGGGTATACCGGCGTGTATCAGCTTCCACCCCGAGAGTCCAGGACAGTCCGTCATCACCGAGTTATCGACGCTCTTTGCACTCTCACAAGGCATCGACGGTTATCCCGGAATCGCCCATGGCGGCATGACCGCAGTGCTCATCGACGAGGTGCTCGGCGTCCTGATCCAGAGGAACATGGACACTGACAGAGATCACCCGGTGTTCAAGATGAACACCGTGACCTCGTCGATGGACATCAAATACCTCAAGCCGATTGTCACGCCAGGGGTTGTTCTTGGGGTTGGGCAAATCAAGGAAATTCGCGGCAAGAAGCTGCTTCTCCGGGCGGTGTTGAAGGACGCAAATG
- a CDS encoding major facilitator superfamily transporter — protein MATITTTASATPTASASTSAIELRPLPLQISHKPYPVPPTQPAEDSIDPILRASREADSAVPEGGYGWVVVTGCFVIAWWIIGTSYSWGVIQSALIDDGLATPAVLSFVGSLAAALISALAIVNSRVMRRIGPRRTGLLGIALLGLSELLSSFAVKNVGAMFATSGVIMGLGMSLCFSIVSVIPAQYFSRKRGLANGIVFAGGGLGGAVNSFALDALLSRVGSAWAYRVLALVTLATGLPAAWLIKERVPIRGSGFVEWRLFKSFTFLVVFLAGAVGTFPLFVPPFFLPLYSKSIDLSSSTGAGLVAGFNFSSAIGRICCGALCDKLGALNVLCASLTLSAVSMLAIWPVSTTLGPMIVFVIVNGISNGGFFSTMPTVVGNVFGSARVSVAMSMIVTGWAGGYLMGAPIAGYLLEAYGGAENGLQAYRPAMFYAGSLSLAAAGLVALVRFRINHRILARV, from the exons ATGGCCACAATCACGACAACGGCTTCCGCCACCcccacggcctcggcctcgacgtccgcCATCGAGctccgccccctccccctccaaaTCTCCCACAAACCGTACCCCGTCCCGCCAACCCAGCCGGCCGAAGACAGCATCGACCCGATCCTCCGCGCCTCGCGCGAAGCCGACTCGGCCGTGCCCGAGGGCGGCTACGGCTGGGTCGTCGTCACGGGCTGCTTCGTCATCGCCTGGTGGATCATCGGCACCTCTTACTCGTGGGGCGTCATCCAGAGcgccctcatcgacgacggcctcgccacCCCTGCCGTGCTTTCCTTCGTcggctccctcgccgccgccctcatcTCGGCCCTGGCCATCGTCAACTCGCGCGTCATGAGACGCATCGGCCCGCGCAGGACAGGGCTTCTAGGGATCGCTCTGCTGGGCCTGAGCGAGCTGCTCAGCAGCTTCGCCGTGAAGAACGTCGGCGCCATGTTTGCGACGAGCGGCGTCATCATGGGCCTGGGTATGAG CTTGTGCTTCTCG ATCGTCTCTGTGATCCCAGCCCAGTACTTCAGCCGCAAGCGGGGTCTGGCCAACGGCATCGTGTtcgccggcggtggcctgggcggcgccgtcaacaGCTTTGCCTTGGACGCCCTGCTCAGTCGCGTCGGCTCGGCGTGGGCCTACCGCGTTTTGGCCCTCGTCACCCTGGCCACGGGTCTACCCGCCGCATGGCTCATCAAAGAGCGCGTTCCTATTAGGGGCTCCGGCTTCGTTGAGTG GCGCCTCTTCAAGTCCTTCACATTCCTAGTCGTCTTCCTGGCCGGCGCAGTCGGCACATTTCCGCTCTTCGTCCCGcctttcttcctccccctgTACTCCAAATCCATTGacctctcctcctcgacgggcgcGGGCCTCGTCGCAGGCTTCAActtctcctcggccatcGGCCGCATCTGCTGCGGCGCCCTTTGCGACAAGCTGGGCGCGCTCAACGTGCTTTGCGCCTCACTGACGCTGTCGGCCGTCAGCATGCTGGCCATCTGGCCCgtgtcgacgacgctggGGCCCATGATCGTCTTCGTTATTGTCAACGGCATCTCCAAcggcggcttcttctcgaccATGCCCACCGTCGTCGGAAATGTGTTTGGGTCTGCGAGGGTGTCCGTCGCGATGAGCATGATCGTGACGGGCTGGGCCGGGGGTTATCTCATG GGCGCCCCCATTGCTGGCTATCTTCTCGAGGCATATGGAGGCGCGGAAAACGGCCTCCAGGCGTACCGCCCTGCCATGTTCTACGCCGGTTCGTTATCactggcagcagcaggcctTGTCGCACTGGTTAGGTTCCGGATAAACCACCGTATTCTAGCGAGGGTTTAA